From Punica granatum isolate Tunisia-2019 chromosome 1, ASM765513v2, whole genome shotgun sequence:
GCAAGGCCACCACTGGGTGGAGATATTGCTGCAGCTGGGAGGAGTGGCCGCGGCAACCCTGCAGCGGTGGTGCCTCCTCGGAATCGATCCGTTGTGCCTGCGGGTGCTGGTGTTAGGCCAAAGGGGAATTATGGGCAGAGGGAGATACTGAGGAGGGCGCTGACACTGCCGCCAAGGCGGCGGATCAGCTTTCGGCGGCCGAACTTCCGACCAACTCCGAGCAGGCTGTCCACCA
This genomic window contains:
- the LOC116189746 gene encoding uncharacterized protein LOC116189746, which produces MQVTKLTGERPQRLQARPPLGGDIAAAGRSGRGNPAAVVPPRNRSVVPAGAGVRPKGNYGQREILRRALTLPPRRRISFRRPNFRPTPSRLSTMSTA